The genome window GCGATCACCTTTTCTACGTTGGTGACGAAAAACCGTTCAAGAACTTTGAGTTGAAGGTGGACGTGATGACCGAACCGGGATCGAACGGCGGGATTTATTTTCACACGAAATATCAGGCGACCGACTGGCCGAAGTACGGGTTCGAGTGCCAGGTCAATGTCAGTCACACCGACTGGAAAAAAACCGGCAGCCTTTACGACGTGGTGAATGTGGCTTCCACGCCCGCGAAGGACAACAAGTGGTGGACGCAGCACATCATCGTCAAGGACAACAAGGTAACGGTGAAAATTGACGGCCAGATCATCTTCGAATACACGGAACCGCCCGGAACCCAGCCGGGCACG of Candidatus Angelobacter sp. contains these proteins:
- a CDS encoding DUF1080 domain-containing protein gives rise to the protein DHLFYVGDEKPFKNFELKVDVMTEPGSNGGIYFHTKYQATDWPKYGFECQVNVSHTDWKKTGSLYDVVNVASTPAKDNKWWTQHIIVKDNKVTVKIDGQIIFEYTEPPGTQPGTAFTRKLDEGTFALQAHDPKSVVRYKNIRVKRLD